One Misgurnus anguillicaudatus chromosome 22, ASM2758022v2, whole genome shotgun sequence DNA segment encodes these proteins:
- the atosb gene encoding atos homolog protein B isoform X2 — MRHIHVELARKEPPVELPAQAGNLPQPDTQSESPEPGVRRSTPRPFREEEIRLQKVYQLSILSQRGGFGENQETPRPVRVGMKRGLDGAPVPVAHKRLFQEDEDDDDESEGEVLCGSGVEPLFPSSLYEHRDSDIPRSPPLSPSHQMIPGRRPAQHNHDRPIPDVFAPLSPKSPPMVDPQGHHSTWGHCEGSPPPLTPRTEASMAGSIPADSKDCPRDEGHINSNLSVEVKGTICTTESSWAPVRFSTPAEAVEWGTSFESSPPPSEIKTTSSSNGLSSPEKTPVEANGLMLGSSTACQVKKRLLSPSDTGESCSEDEGPSTSKRSRLALLAPGLGLASCRSTDAKGAPFWNHLLPSARETTKTATDCSRAGRRLKAGSRLKSRQLRSGRRTDTSRSCSSISSLSSISRPLLGNFEESILKGRFTPSGRIEGFTAEIGASGSYCPQHATLPVQVTYYDTSEHSAPSPFLTLFNPNKTVVKMFLVTYNFGDMPVNHMTFLRHRIFLVPVEEPEGSGEGQEGSLSDRKKILCYLIHLRFHSSKSGKIYLHNDIRLLFSRKSIEVDAGIPYELKSFTEVPRNPKYSPRV, encoded by the exons ATGCGTCACATCCACGTGGAACTGGCTCGCAAAGAGCCACCCGTTGAGCTTCCAGCCCAGGCTGGGAATTTACCTCAGCCTGACACTCAGAGCGAAAGCCCCGAGCCTGGCGTGCGACGATCAACTCCCAGGCCTTTCAGAGAAGAAGAGATACGGCTGCAGAAGGTCTACCAGCTGTCCATCCTCTCTCAAAGAGGCGGTTTTGGAGAAAATCAAGAGACACCGCGACCGGTTAGAGTAGGCATGAAGCGTGGCCTGGATGGTGCACCGGTCCCTGTCGCCCACAAGCGTCTTTTCCAAgaggatgaagatgatgatgatgagtcAGAAGGGGAGGTGCTGTGTGGGTCTGGGGTGGAACCACTCTTCCCTAGTTCACTTTATGAGCACAGAGACTCAGACATACCTAGGTCACCTCCCCTTTCCCCATCACATCAAATGATACCTGGTCGCCGGCCTGCCCAGCACAACCACGACAGGCCCATCCCGGATGTATTCGCCCCGCTCTCTCCGAAATCTCCACCCATGGTGGACCCCCAGGGACATCACTCCACCTGGGGCCACTGTGAGGGGAGTCCTCCCCCCCTTACCCCTAGGACTGAGGCCTCTATGGCTGGTAGTATCCCAGCTGATTCCAAAGACTGTCCACGGGATGAGGGCCATATCAACAGTAATCTTTCAGTGGAGGTTAAGGGAACGATATGCACCACAGAGAGCAGTTGGGCACCTGTCCGGTTTTCAACACCAGCTGAAGCTGTCGAATGGGGGACCAGTTTCGAGTCTTCTCCTCCACCATCAGAAATTAAGACCACCTCCTCTTCTAATGGACTGAGCTCTCCTGAGAAAACTCCAGTGGAAGCAAATGGCCTGATGTTGGGGTCATCCACTGCCTGCCAGGTAAAGAAAAGACTTCTCTCACCCAGTGATACAGGAGAGTCCTGTTCAGAGGACGAGGGGCCATCCACATCAAAACGCAGTCGGCTGGCACTATTAGCGCCGGGACTTGGGTTAGCATCCTGTCGCAGCACTGACGCCAAGGGTGCACCCTTCTGGAACCATCTTTTACCATCGGCAAGGGAGACCACAAAG ACGGCTACAGACTGTTCACGAGCAGGAAGAAGGCTCAAAGCTGGCAGTCGTCTCAAATC TCGACAGCTTCGCAGTGGACGTAGGACAGACACCAGTCGCTCCTGTAGTTCCATCTCTTCTTTATCGTCCATAAGCAGACCCCTCCTTGGCAACTTTGAG GAGTCAATCCTAAAAGGTCGTTTCACTCCATCGGGACGCATTGAGGGCTTCACGGCAGAGATCGGGGCAAGCGGTTCCTATTGCCCGCAACACGCCACCTTACCTGTGCAAGTTACTTACTATGACACCTCAGAGCACAGCGCCCCTTCCCCTTTTCTG ACCTTATTTAACCCCAATAAGACTGTggttaaaatgtttctggtgACGTATAATTTTGGCGACATGCCCGTTAATCACATGACCTTCTTGCGCCATCGTATCTTCCTGGTGCCTGTGGAGGAGCCTGAGGGTTCAGGGGAGGGGCAAGAGGGCTCCTTGTCTGACAGGAAGAAGATTCTTTGCTACTTGATACACCTCAG ATTCCATAGTTCCAAATCTGGGAAAATCTACTTGCACAATGATATCCGGCTGCTATTCTCCCGCAAGTCCATTGAGGTGGACGCTGGGATTCCTTACGAGCTGAAATCCTTCACCGAGGTGCCAAGAAACCCCAAATACTCCCCAAGGGTATGA
- the atosb gene encoding atos homolog protein B isoform X1 yields MRHIHVELARKEPPVELPAQAGNLPQPDTQSESPEPGVRRSTPRPFREEEIRLQKVYQLSILSQRGGFGENQETPRPVRVGMKRGLDGAPVPVAHKRLFQEDEDDDDESEGEVLCGSGVEPLFPSSLYEHRDSDIPRSPPLSPSHQMIPGRRPAQHNHDRPIPDVFAPLSPKSPPMVDPQGHHSTWGHCEGSPPPLTPRTEASMAGSIPADSKDCPRDEGHINSNLSVEVKGTICTTESSWAPVRFSTPAEAVEWGTSFESSPPPSEIKTTSSSNGLSSPEKTPVEANGLMLGSSTACQVKKRLLSPSDTGESCSEDEGPSTSKRSRLALLAPGLGLASCRSTDAKGAPFWNHLLPSARETTKTATDCSRAGRRLKAGSRLKSRQLRSGRRTDTSRSCSSISSLSSISRPLLGNFEESILKGRFTPSGRIEGFTAEIGASGSYCPQHATLPVQVTYYDTSEHSAPSPFLGVIQLEPLGKKGYSVPKAGTIQVTLFNPNKTVVKMFLVTYNFGDMPVNHMTFLRHRIFLVPVEEPEGSGEGQEGSLSDRKKILCYLIHLRFHSSKSGKIYLHNDIRLLFSRKSIEVDAGIPYELKSFTEVPRNPKYSPRV; encoded by the exons ATGCGTCACATCCACGTGGAACTGGCTCGCAAAGAGCCACCCGTTGAGCTTCCAGCCCAGGCTGGGAATTTACCTCAGCCTGACACTCAGAGCGAAAGCCCCGAGCCTGGCGTGCGACGATCAACTCCCAGGCCTTTCAGAGAAGAAGAGATACGGCTGCAGAAGGTCTACCAGCTGTCCATCCTCTCTCAAAGAGGCGGTTTTGGAGAAAATCAAGAGACACCGCGACCGGTTAGAGTAGGCATGAAGCGTGGCCTGGATGGTGCACCGGTCCCTGTCGCCCACAAGCGTCTTTTCCAAgaggatgaagatgatgatgatgagtcAGAAGGGGAGGTGCTGTGTGGGTCTGGGGTGGAACCACTCTTCCCTAGTTCACTTTATGAGCACAGAGACTCAGACATACCTAGGTCACCTCCCCTTTCCCCATCACATCAAATGATACCTGGTCGCCGGCCTGCCCAGCACAACCACGACAGGCCCATCCCGGATGTATTCGCCCCGCTCTCTCCGAAATCTCCACCCATGGTGGACCCCCAGGGACATCACTCCACCTGGGGCCACTGTGAGGGGAGTCCTCCCCCCCTTACCCCTAGGACTGAGGCCTCTATGGCTGGTAGTATCCCAGCTGATTCCAAAGACTGTCCACGGGATGAGGGCCATATCAACAGTAATCTTTCAGTGGAGGTTAAGGGAACGATATGCACCACAGAGAGCAGTTGGGCACCTGTCCGGTTTTCAACACCAGCTGAAGCTGTCGAATGGGGGACCAGTTTCGAGTCTTCTCCTCCACCATCAGAAATTAAGACCACCTCCTCTTCTAATGGACTGAGCTCTCCTGAGAAAACTCCAGTGGAAGCAAATGGCCTGATGTTGGGGTCATCCACTGCCTGCCAGGTAAAGAAAAGACTTCTCTCACCCAGTGATACAGGAGAGTCCTGTTCAGAGGACGAGGGGCCATCCACATCAAAACGCAGTCGGCTGGCACTATTAGCGCCGGGACTTGGGTTAGCATCCTGTCGCAGCACTGACGCCAAGGGTGCACCCTTCTGGAACCATCTTTTACCATCGGCAAGGGAGACCACAAAG ACGGCTACAGACTGTTCACGAGCAGGAAGAAGGCTCAAAGCTGGCAGTCGTCTCAAATC TCGACAGCTTCGCAGTGGACGTAGGACAGACACCAGTCGCTCCTGTAGTTCCATCTCTTCTTTATCGTCCATAAGCAGACCCCTCCTTGGCAACTTTGAG GAGTCAATCCTAAAAGGTCGTTTCACTCCATCGGGACGCATTGAGGGCTTCACGGCAGAGATCGGGGCAAGCGGTTCCTATTGCCCGCAACACGCCACCTTACCTGTGCAAGTTACTTACTATGACACCTCAGAGCACAGCGCCCCTTCCCCTTTTCTG GGGGTAATCCAGCTCGAGCCGCTTGGAAAGAAAGGATACAGTGTACCCAAAGCAGGGACCATTCAAGTG ACCTTATTTAACCCCAATAAGACTGTggttaaaatgtttctggtgACGTATAATTTTGGCGACATGCCCGTTAATCACATGACCTTCTTGCGCCATCGTATCTTCCTGGTGCCTGTGGAGGAGCCTGAGGGTTCAGGGGAGGGGCAAGAGGGCTCCTTGTCTGACAGGAAGAAGATTCTTTGCTACTTGATACACCTCAG ATTCCATAGTTCCAAATCTGGGAAAATCTACTTGCACAATGATATCCGGCTGCTATTCTCCCGCAAGTCCATTGAGGTGGACGCTGGGATTCCTTACGAGCTGAAATCCTTCACCGAGGTGCCAAGAAACCCCAAATACTCCCCAAGGGTATGA